Proteins co-encoded in one Candidatus Thiodictyon syntrophicum genomic window:
- a CDS encoding ATP-binding protein: MADFKAQLGRADHPGLASQTERLARIVPGRNPYVTGHSLPPDSPVFFGRERELAETLGVLRRPDKPGSVSVLGERRFGKSSFLNQVWQALAAEPDLVCIHATTQDWGQACPERFFGGLHLAILGALDATAHAPRPKPATKGKTQGEVRDYAGLRDFIRPLARDGLRFVLLLDELERITGVESFNSDFFSNLRALGDRPEYRFGYLISSRRPLKELCREHRIYESSFWNIFGFPQYIGLLAEDQARALALGPLGLSLPVPPPPDLDGRWTGGIVPLTGRHPALIQLVLADLWSAWAGGYEPNWDRIAQGLRDYLEDLWTQRHGKEEWRILMQAATGVELAKDHVLCDMRLRGLVTAEGLPLCAEFAELIPGWMPAGLTMEKALAGIKQGGDAAGVVFKTLEEWAGRVGRVHRAFKGLGGEPGETGGDHQ; this comes from the coding sequence ATGGCGGACTTCAAGGCCCAACTGGGCCGCGCGGATCATCCCGGACTCGCAAGCCAGACGGAGCGCCTCGCGCGCATCGTGCCGGGGCGCAACCCCTATGTCACCGGGCACTCGCTGCCGCCCGACTCCCCGGTCTTCTTCGGCCGGGAGCGCGAACTGGCGGAGACCCTGGGCGTCCTGCGTCGGCCGGACAAGCCCGGCAGCGTCTCGGTGCTTGGGGAGCGGCGATTCGGTAAGTCGTCGTTTCTGAACCAGGTCTGGCAGGCGCTCGCCGCCGAGCCGGACTTGGTGTGCATCCACGCCACCACCCAGGACTGGGGCCAGGCCTGCCCTGAGCGTTTCTTTGGCGGGCTGCATCTCGCCATCCTGGGCGCACTGGACGCAACCGCCCACGCACCCCGCCCCAAGCCGGCCACCAAGGGCAAGACCCAGGGCGAGGTCCGGGACTACGCGGGTCTGCGCGACTTCATCCGGCCCCTGGCGCGCGACGGCCTGCGTTTCGTCCTGCTGCTGGACGAGTTGGAGCGCATCACGGGCGTTGAATCGTTCAATTCCGACTTCTTCAGCAACCTGCGCGCCCTGGGCGACCGGCCCGAATACCGCTTCGGCTATCTGATCTCCAGCCGCCGGCCGCTCAAGGAACTGTGTCGGGAGCACCGGATCTATGAGTCGTCCTTCTGGAATATCTTCGGCTTTCCGCAGTACATCGGCCTGCTCGCTGAGGACCAGGCGCGCGCCCTGGCCCTGGGGCCGCTCGGGCTCAGTCTGCCGGTGCCACCACCGCCCGACCTGGACGGGCGCTGGACCGGGGGAATCGTGCCGCTCACGGGCCGTCATCCCGCACTGATCCAACTGGTCCTGGCGGACCTCTGGAGCGCCTGGGCCGGGGGCTACGAGCCGAACTGGGACCGGATCGCCCAAGGGCTGAGGGACTATCTGGAGGACCTGTGGACCCAGCGGCACGGCAAGGAAGAATGGCGCATCCTGATGCAGGCGGCCACCGGGGTTGAGTTGGCGAAGGATCATGTACTGTGCGACATGAGACTGCGCGGGCTGGTCACGGCCGAGGGACTGCCGCTGTGCGCCGAATTCGCCGAATTGATCCCGGGATGGATGCCCGCGGGTCTCACGATGGAGAAGGCGCTTGCCGGGATCAAGCAGGGCGGAGATGCCGCCGGCGTGGTGTTCAAGACGCTTGAGGAATGGGCGGGCCGCGTTGGGCGGGTGCATCGCGCTTTCAAGGGGCTCGGTGGCGAGCCGGGTGAGACCGGGGGCGATCACCAATGA
- a CDS encoding ATP-binding protein, with the protein MDAKLDEIAIYCALAPVVLTGLPAWPFAALVALRQFRPAGVGGAALRGPDWLGGTLPFRWQTCAFPLPGLGDWLLRLGRERGGSAALEAIQQIQFGTLQFAAARRAARLLANEPQTALPFCGAVAVGTNALTLACLKPSGPAACAVTALLAGPWRDVMFQSAMPDAYVLARLSAQGAPLLLDIGHRRAWPLALAGLFGLARNPRPSYGEPTLQSILMQPLDRRIEYALKRLGTLSDYAQCREFRELCDCLALLAPPIELRQWSGATMSMLTRPNDWLAGGWRLVHDLTGALDSLAQDYRALTSPVARRRLLESRAERVRQLAWDGLPDYWKGIGSELAAHWISLLEAEARQAREWLNLAIEAPAVRFVRGDQRLKLRVCNRSAEPARSVRVTLDPTADIVWVHDHARLDLLEGGKEADLGLDFQAASEGAVRIAGRLDAEDLDGNPFALPFAFQIEIARAGRPYRTPDYQPYVTGEGLGSDRVFVGRADLIDWLRGLWLQPDGKPAVVLVGQRRIGKTSLLNKLARDGLSGTGLLPVAINIQGAGSEYDFLSEAAGGMARLLGQSAPELDRAEPYAAFKSFLQGARGPLGPRRFLLMLDEADLIPERRLGDLLPGFLRALMQEPQYPTVLLFCGTTRLKAMGRDYFSILFNTAQFRTVSYLSAGESAEVLEKPARGILEYDPAVLADGYRLTRGQPLLLQLIGANLINAFNEQVRRGEERSDYVDTNDFDRAVKSVVEQETNAAFENHWDDSDPATHRVLAALAWATDETNRRQLDIDGIESAMAETRLSQPREQTFRCLERLADDEVLERDGPTYRFWVPLYRRWVAWRWPPGRVRDEVAG; encoded by the coding sequence TTGGATGCAAAGCTGGACGAGATAGCCATCTATTGCGCACTCGCGCCGGTGGTCTTGACCGGCCTGCCCGCGTGGCCCTTCGCGGCCCTGGTTGCGCTCCGGCAGTTCCGGCCCGCGGGCGTTGGTGGCGCCGCCCTCCGAGGGCCGGATTGGCTTGGCGGTACGCTCCCGTTCCGCTGGCAGACCTGTGCCTTCCCGCTGCCGGGGCTGGGGGACTGGCTTCTGAGACTCGGGCGCGAGCGTGGCGGCAGTGCAGCCCTGGAGGCCATACAGCAGATCCAGTTCGGCACCCTCCAGTTCGCCGCCGCACGGCGCGCCGCCCGTCTTCTCGCGAACGAACCGCAGACGGCGCTGCCGTTCTGCGGGGCGGTCGCCGTCGGGACCAACGCACTCACGCTGGCGTGCCTGAAGCCCTCTGGGCCGGCCGCTTGCGCCGTCACCGCGCTCTTGGCGGGCCCGTGGCGCGACGTAATGTTCCAATCAGCGATGCCGGACGCCTATGTCCTGGCCCGGCTCTCGGCACAAGGGGCGCCTCTGCTACTCGACATCGGCCATCGACGCGCTTGGCCCCTGGCCCTGGCTGGCCTGTTCGGTCTTGCCCGGAACCCGCGTCCAAGCTATGGCGAACCGACGCTGCAGTCGATCCTTATGCAACCACTGGACCGAAGGATCGAGTATGCGCTGAAGCGGCTCGGCACCCTCTCCGACTACGCCCAATGCCGCGAATTTCGTGAACTATGCGATTGCCTGGCGCTGCTCGCGCCCCCCATCGAACTCCGTCAATGGTCAGGCGCGACCATGTCGATGCTGACCCGGCCGAACGACTGGCTCGCCGGCGGCTGGCGCCTGGTCCATGACCTGACCGGCGCACTGGATAGCCTGGCCCAAGACTACCGCGCACTGACCAGCCCCGTCGCCAGGCGTCGGCTGCTGGAGTCGCGCGCGGAGCGCGTGCGTCAACTCGCCTGGGACGGTCTGCCGGACTACTGGAAGGGGATCGGGTCTGAACTGGCCGCCCACTGGATCAGCCTGCTGGAGGCGGAGGCGCGTCAGGCGCGCGAATGGCTGAATCTGGCAATCGAGGCCCCCGCGGTCCGCTTCGTCCGCGGGGACCAGCGGCTGAAGCTGCGTGTCTGCAACCGCAGCGCCGAGCCGGCCCGCTCGGTCCGGGTCACATTGGACCCGACCGCCGACATCGTCTGGGTCCATGACCACGCTCGTCTGGACCTGCTGGAGGGGGGCAAGGAGGCGGATCTGGGGCTCGACTTCCAGGCGGCGTCCGAGGGCGCGGTGCGCATCGCCGGCCGCCTGGACGCCGAAGACCTGGACGGCAATCCCTTCGCGCTCCCGTTCGCCTTCCAGATCGAGATCGCCAGGGCCGGGCGGCCCTATCGCACCCCGGACTATCAGCCCTATGTGACCGGCGAAGGTCTGGGGAGCGACCGCGTATTCGTCGGCCGTGCCGACCTCATCGACTGGTTGCGGGGTCTATGGCTGCAACCGGACGGCAAGCCAGCGGTGGTACTGGTCGGCCAGCGGCGGATCGGTAAGACCAGTCTGCTGAACAAGTTGGCGCGCGACGGGTTGTCCGGGACCGGGCTCTTGCCGGTCGCGATCAATATCCAGGGGGCCGGGAGCGAATACGATTTCTTGAGCGAGGCAGCCGGGGGGATGGCGAGGCTGCTCGGCCAGTCCGCACCTGAATTGGATCGGGCCGAGCCCTATGCCGCGTTCAAGTCCTTCCTGCAAGGTGCCCGCGGACCGCTCGGCCCCAGGCGCTTCCTGCTGATGCTCGACGAGGCCGACCTGATCCCGGAGCGCCGCCTGGGCGACCTGCTGCCGGGCTTCCTGCGCGCGCTGATGCAGGAGCCCCAATACCCGACGGTGCTGCTCTTCTGTGGTACCACCAGGCTCAAGGCCATGGGCCGGGACTATTTCTCCATCCTGTTCAATACCGCCCAGTTCCGCACGGTGAGCTATCTGAGCGCGGGCGAGTCCGCCGAGGTGTTGGAGAAGCCGGCACGCGGCATCCTGGAATACGACCCGGCCGTCCTGGCGGATGGCTATCGCCTGACCCGCGGCCAGCCATTACTACTGCAATTGATTGGCGCCAACCTGATCAACGCCTTCAATGAACAGGTCCGCCGCGGCGAGGAACGCAGCGACTATGTGGATACCAACGACTTCGACCGGGCGGTCAAGTCGGTGGTGGAGCAAGAGACCAATGCCGCCTTCGAGAATCACTGGGATGACAGCGACCCGGCCACCCATCGGGTGCTCGCCGCCCTCGCCTGGGCGACGGATGAAACCAACCGGCGTCAGTTGGATATCGACGGCATCGAGTCGGCCATGGCCGAGACGCGCCTGAGCCAGCCCCGCGAGCAGACCTTTCGCTGCCTGGAGCGCCTGGCGGATGACGAGGTCCTGGAGCGTGACGGGCCGACCTACCGCTTCTGGGTGCCGCTCTATCGCCGCTGGGTCGCCTGGCGCTGGCCGCCGGGGCGGGTGCGGGATGAGGTGGCGGGGTAG
- a CDS encoding Uma2 family endonuclease: MNARTKPRPSLYEQLEALPEGLTGEILDGQLYTQPRRAWPHVVTASGLGYELIGPFQRSRGGPGGWWIVDEPELHFIRDAEVDVPDLAGWRRERMITHPPVHRIEVVPDWVCEVLSPSTESKDRKVKMPIYAKFRVPYAWLLDPIAHTLEAYAREAGAWREIGRFVGAAQVSVAPFDAVTINLADLWGPSA; this comes from the coding sequence ATGAACGCTCGCACCAAACCCCGTCCCAGCCTCTACGAGCAACTGGAGGCACTGCCCGAAGGGCTGACGGGCGAAATCCTCGACGGCCAACTCTACACCCAACCACGCCGGGCTTGGCCCCATGTCGTCACGGCGTCCGGGCTCGGCTACGAACTGATCGGACCCTTCCAGCGGAGCCGTGGCGGCCCTGGCGGCTGGTGGATCGTCGATGAACCGGAATTACATTTCATTCGCGATGCCGAGGTCGATGTTCCGGACCTGGCGGGCTGGCGGCGCGAGCGCATGATCACGCATCCCCCCGTGCATCGCATCGAGGTCGTACCCGATTGGGTCTGTGAAGTCCTCTCCCCGTCGACCGAGAGCAAAGACCGCAAGGTCAAGATGCCGATCTACGCGAAGTTCCGCGTTCCCTACGCCTGGTTGCTCGATCCCATCGCGCACACCCTGGAAGCCTACGCCCGCGAAGCCGGCGCCTGGCGCGAGATCGGCCGCTTTGTCGGCGCGGCCCAGGTGTCGGTCGCGCCCTTCGATGCGGTGACAATCAATTTGGCCGATCTCTGGGGACCGAGCGCGTAG
- a CDS encoding nucleotidyltransferase domain-containing protein, which yields MPDQSAQQTQSAAQWLDAAVLRLRSAFDPSLVLLFGSRARGTATRRSDLDLLLVCETTDGPLERIGRVLRLLQDSPWPVEPVVLTPGELAAMSHRPFIRRILAEGRVLYER from the coding sequence ATGCCCGACCAGTCGGCACAGCAGACGCAATCCGCGGCGCAGTGGCTCGATGCCGCCGTGCTCAGGCTGCGCTCGGCCTTCGATCCGAGCCTGGTGCTGCTCTTCGGTTCGCGCGCCCGCGGGACCGCGACCCGGCGCTCGGATCTCGATCTGCTCCTGGTGTGCGAGACGACGGATGGACCACTGGAGCGCATCGGGCGGGTGCTGCGGCTGCTGCAGGACAGCCCCTGGCCGGTGGAGCCGGTGGTGCTGACCCCGGGGGAGCTTGCTGCCATGTCGCACCGGCCGTTCATCCGGCGCATTCTGGCCGAGGGGCGGGTGCTTTATGAGCGCTGA
- a CDS encoding HEPN domain-containing protein, translating to MSAERVREDADRWLRQARDDLEAAEALIAAGKFAQAAFLAQQAGEKALKAHWFGQDLDPWGHSLTRLIRDLPDDLGAALSGLRDSALALDKLYIPTRYPDALAGLTPGEAFNRAEAQTAAGHAHAVIDRVSALVEP from the coding sequence ATGAGCGCTGAACGGGTGCGGGAGGACGCGGACCGCTGGCTGCGTCAGGCGCGTGACGACCTGGAGGCGGCCGAGGCCCTGATTGCGGCGGGTAAGTTCGCCCAGGCGGCCTTTCTCGCGCAGCAGGCGGGGGAGAAGGCGCTCAAGGCACATTGGTTCGGGCAGGACCTGGACCCCTGGGGCCATTCGCTGACCCGGCTGATCCGGGACCTCCCGGACGACCTCGGGGCGGCGCTGAGCGGGCTCCGGGACTCGGCCCTGGCACTCGACAAGCTCTATATCCCCACCCGGTATCCTGACGCCCTGGCGGGTCTGACCCCCGGGGAGGCGTTCAACCGGGCGGAGGCACAGACGGCGGCAGGTCACGCCCACGCGGTAATCGATCGGGTGTCTGCCCTCGTCGAACCCTGA
- the rho gene encoding transcription termination factor Rho produces MNLTELKKTPVPELVELAQSMEIEGVGRSRKQDLIFAILKAQAKRGEDISGDGVLEILTDGFGFLRSADASYLAGPDDIYVSPSQIRRFALRTGDTISGKIRPPKDGERYFALLKVNDINFDRPENAKSKILFENFTPLFPQKRLGLEIGNGSTEDITARTIDLVAPIGKGQRGLIVSPPKAGKTMMLQNIAQSIGHNHPDCYLIVLLIDERPEEVTEMSRSVRGEVISSTFDEPATRHVQVAEMVIEKAKRLVEHKRDVVILLDSITRLARAYNTVIPSSGKVLTGGVDANALQRPKRFFGAARNVEEGGSLTILATALVDTGSRMDDVIYEEFKGTGNMEIHMDRRIAERRIFPSININRSGTRREELLMPAAELQKMWILRKILHPMDELAAMEFLHDKLKATKTNGEFFDSMKG; encoded by the coding sequence ATGAATCTAACCGAACTGAAAAAAACGCCGGTGCCCGAGCTGGTCGAACTGGCGCAGTCGATGGAAATCGAAGGTGTCGGCCGCTCCCGCAAACAGGACCTGATCTTCGCCATCTTAAAGGCCCAGGCCAAGCGCGGCGAGGACATCTCCGGCGACGGCGTGCTGGAGATCCTGACCGACGGCTTCGGCTTCCTGCGTTCCGCGGACGCCTCCTATCTGGCCGGCCCCGACGACATCTATGTCTCCCCAAGCCAAATCCGGCGCTTTGCACTGCGCACCGGTGACACCATCTCCGGCAAGATTCGGCCCCCCAAGGATGGCGAGCGCTACTTTGCGCTGCTCAAGGTCAACGACATCAATTTCGACCGACCCGAGAACGCCAAGTCGAAGATCCTGTTCGAGAACTTCACCCCGCTCTTTCCCCAGAAGCGGCTCGGCCTGGAGATCGGCAACGGCAGCACCGAGGACATCACGGCACGCACCATCGATCTCGTGGCACCCATCGGCAAGGGTCAACGCGGCCTCATCGTGTCCCCGCCCAAGGCCGGTAAGACCATGATGTTGCAGAACATCGCTCAGTCCATCGGGCACAACCACCCGGACTGCTACCTGATCGTGCTCCTGATCGACGAACGCCCGGAAGAGGTCACGGAGATGTCGCGCTCGGTGCGCGGCGAGGTCATCTCATCCACCTTCGACGAACCCGCCACCCGCCATGTCCAGGTCGCCGAGATGGTGATCGAGAAGGCCAAGCGTTTAGTCGAGCACAAGCGCGACGTGGTCATTCTGCTCGACTCCATCACCCGGCTTGCACGCGCCTACAACACCGTGATCCCCTCCTCCGGCAAGGTGCTCACCGGCGGCGTGGACGCCAACGCCCTGCAGCGCCCCAAGCGCTTCTTCGGCGCCGCCCGCAACGTGGAGGAAGGCGGCAGCCTCACCATCCTCGCCACCGCGCTGGTGGACACCGGTTCACGCATGGACGACGTCATCTACGAAGAGTTCAAAGGCACCGGCAACATGGAGATCCACATGGACCGGCGGATCGCCGAGCGGCGCATCTTCCCGTCCATCAACATCAACCGCTCCGGCACCCGCCGCGAAGAGCTCCTGATGCCCGCCGCCGAGCTGCAAAAGATGTGGATCCTGCGCAAGATCCTGCACCCCATGGACGAACTGGCCGCGATGGAATTCCTCCACGACAAGCTCAAGGCGACCAAGACCAATGGGGAGTTCTTCGACTCGATGAAGGGGTAG
- the trxA gene encoding thioredoxin TrxA: MSDCIVHVTDVSFEDEVLKSSKPVLVDYWADWCGPCKMIAPILDEIADEYAGRLKVVKLNIDENAKTPPLYGIRGIPTLMLFREGEVEATKIGAVSKSQLTAFINSNL, encoded by the coding sequence GTGAGCGATTGCATCGTCCATGTGACCGATGTCTCTTTCGAGGATGAGGTACTGAAATCCTCCAAACCCGTCCTGGTAGACTACTGGGCCGATTGGTGCGGGCCGTGCAAGATGATTGCCCCCATCTTGGACGAGATCGCCGATGAGTACGCCGGCCGCCTCAAGGTGGTCAAGCTCAACATCGACGAAAACGCCAAGACGCCCCCCCTGTACGGCATCCGCGGCATCCCGACACTGATGCTGTTCCGTGAGGGCGAGGTGGAGGCGACCAAGATCGGCGCGGTCTCCAAGTCGCAGTTGACGGCCTTCATCAACAGCAATCTCTGA
- a CDS encoding DEAD/DEAH box helicase produces the protein MTEKHLTATRFDHFDLDLSVLEGLADAGFTHCTPIQAATLPIALTGQDVAGQAQTGTGKTAAFLLVILERLLASQPPPSSHQSQPRALIVAPTRELAVQIHKDTLLLARHTGFRVGLVFGGTGYQEQRDHLAAGVDILIGTPGRLIDYFKQHVFSLGRVEVVVLDEADRMFDLGFIKDIRFLLRHMPPPEERLGMLFSATLSYRVLELAYEHMNNPQLVKIESEKITADRVRQRCYMTANSEKIPLLIGLVRTWEAPRVMVFVNTKREADRVWGYLQGNGIATAVLSGDVPQKKRLKLLKSFTDGDLPVLVGTDVAARGLHIPDVTHVVNYDLPEDAEDYVHRIGRTARAGAAGDAISFVCETYAFCLPDIERFIGAKVPVAPVESSLLPEIDYRSRLRPDREDREYRSDRDGRGPRPGGGAPGRDGPRGAARDSRGAPPGRGRRDGPGTGERPRPGSEERPPAADREPTAAPTAALPVADAPVVATPPPARPPRRARRAPEQAALTSVTPPNAPPGVPGPSESAAVPTDTAADPAKKRRRRRRKPGARAGDEQPAIPTLGGPGGEPDES, from the coding sequence ATGACAGAGAAACACCTGACCGCTACCCGGTTCGACCACTTCGACCTGGATCTCAGTGTTCTTGAGGGGCTGGCCGATGCCGGCTTCACCCACTGCACCCCGATTCAGGCCGCCACGCTGCCGATCGCCCTGACGGGCCAGGACGTCGCGGGCCAGGCCCAGACCGGCACCGGCAAGACCGCTGCTTTCCTCCTGGTGATCCTGGAGCGCCTGCTGGCGTCGCAGCCGCCGCCGTCCAGCCACCAGTCCCAGCCGCGCGCCCTGATCGTGGCGCCGACCCGGGAACTGGCGGTGCAGATCCATAAGGATACCCTGTTGCTCGCCCGTCACACCGGATTTCGCGTGGGGCTGGTGTTCGGCGGTACCGGCTACCAGGAGCAGCGCGACCACCTGGCCGCGGGGGTCGACATCCTGATCGGCACCCCCGGGCGCCTGATCGACTACTTCAAGCAGCACGTCTTCAGTCTCGGCCGGGTCGAGGTGGTGGTCTTGGACGAGGCCGACCGCATGTTCGACCTGGGCTTCATCAAGGACATCCGCTTCCTGCTGCGGCACATGCCGCCCCCGGAGGAGCGCCTGGGGATGCTGTTCTCCGCGACCCTGTCCTACCGGGTCCTGGAACTCGCCTACGAGCACATGAACAACCCCCAGCTCGTGAAGATCGAGTCGGAGAAGATCACGGCCGACCGGGTGCGTCAGCGCTGCTACATGACCGCCAATTCTGAGAAAATCCCGCTGCTGATCGGGTTGGTGCGGACCTGGGAGGCCCCGCGGGTGATGGTCTTCGTCAACACCAAGCGGGAGGCCGACCGGGTCTGGGGCTACCTCCAGGGCAACGGCATCGCCACCGCCGTGCTGTCCGGCGACGTGCCCCAGAAGAAGCGGTTGAAGCTGCTCAAGAGCTTCACCGACGGCGACCTGCCGGTGCTGGTGGGCACCGATGTCGCGGCGCGCGGCCTGCACATCCCGGACGTGACTCATGTGGTCAACTATGACCTGCCGGAGGACGCGGAGGACTATGTCCACCGCATCGGGCGCACCGCCCGCGCCGGGGCGGCCGGCGATGCCATCAGCTTCGTGTGCGAGACCTACGCCTTCTGCCTGCCGGACATCGAGCGCTTCATCGGCGCCAAGGTGCCGGTGGCGCCGGTGGAGTCATCCCTGTTGCCCGAGATCGACTATCGCAGCCGGTTGCGTCCGGACCGGGAGGATCGGGAATACCGTTCGGACCGCGACGGCCGCGGTCCCCGCCCCGGCGGCGGGGCGCCGGGCCGTGACGGGCCGCGTGGTGCGGCGCGCGACAGCCGCGGCGCTCCACCCGGTCGCGGCCGCCGGGATGGACCGGGGACCGGGGAGCGCCCACGCCCGGGGTCCGAGGAACGGCCGCCGGCCGCGGACCGGGAGCCGACCGCGGCGCCCACCGCGGCCCTGCCGGTCGCCGACGCCCCCGTGGTGGCGACGCCGCCCCCGGCCCGGCCGCCGCGCCGGGCGCGCCGTGCGCCCGAGCAGGCGGCCTTGACCTCGGTCACCCCGCCGAATGCTCCGCCCGGTGTCCCGGGGCCGTCTGAGTCGGCAGCGGTGCCGACGGACACGGCCGCCGACCCCGCCAAGAAGCGGCGGCGTCGGCGCCGCAAGCCGGGCGCCAGGGCGGGGGATGAGCAACCAGCCATCCCGACGCTGGGAGGGCCGGGCGGCGAGCCCGACGAGTCTTGA